The proteins below are encoded in one region of Serratia symbiotica:
- the pta gene encoding phosphate acetyltransferase gives MSRTIMLIPTGTSVGLTSVSLGVIRSMEQKGIRLSVFKPIAQPRAGDDALDQTTTIIRSHSPIPAAEPLRMSYVESLLGANQQDVLMEELVARYHESAKDAEVVLIEGLVPTRKHQFANALNYEIAKTLNAEIVFVLALGNDSPTQLKERIELARSSFGGSKNKNITGVIINKLNAPVDEQGRTRPDLSEIFDDSTKASITHVDPTQLFANSPLPVLGCVPWSFDLIATRAIDMARHLKARVINAGDIMTRRVKSVTFCARSLPHMLEHFRPGSLLVTSADRPDVLVSACLAAMNGVEIGAILLTGGYAIDELIKKLCERAFETGLPVFMVDTNTWQTSLNLQSFNLEVPSDDYQRIEKVQNYIASHINTVWIESLSAASERSRRLSPPAFRYELTELARKAGRRIVLPEGDEPRTVKAAIICAERGIAKCVLLGNPDEIQRVATAQGIELGKGIEIVDPVAVRESYVSRLVELRKSKGMTEVVAREQLEDNVMLGTLMLEKGEVDGLVSGAVHTTANTIRPPLQLIKTAPGSSLVSSVFFMLLPDQVLVYGDCAINPDPTAEQLSEIAIQSADSAAAFGIEPRVAMISYSTGNSGAGSDVEKVREATRLAQEKRPDLIIDGPLQYDAAIMADVAKSKAPNSPVAGQATVFIFPDLNTGNTTYKAVQRSADLVSIGPMLQGMRKPVNDLSRGALVDDIVYTVALTAIQSSQADAAADKAR, from the coding sequence GTGTCACGTACAATTATGTTGATCCCCACTGGCACCAGCGTTGGTCTAACCAGCGTCAGTTTAGGTGTCATTCGTTCCATGGAACAGAAAGGCATTCGCCTGAGCGTGTTCAAACCTATCGCCCAACCCCGTGCTGGCGACGATGCCCTGGATCAAACCACTACCATCATCCGCAGCCATTCCCCCATCCCAGCGGCCGAACCGCTGCGCATGAGCTATGTTGAAAGTTTGCTCGGTGCCAACCAGCAGGATGTGCTGATGGAAGAGCTTGTGGCTCGCTACCACGAGAGCGCCAAAGACGCGGAAGTGGTATTGATCGAAGGGCTGGTGCCAACCCGTAAACACCAGTTCGCCAACGCGTTAAACTACGAAATCGCCAAGACACTGAATGCAGAAATCGTCTTCGTGCTGGCGCTGGGCAACGACTCCCCAACACAATTGAAAGAACGTATCGAACTGGCACGCAGCAGCTTTGGTGGCAGCAAAAACAAGAACATTACCGGCGTGATCATCAATAAACTGAACGCCCCGGTTGACGAGCAAGGTCGCACCCGCCCTGACTTGTCCGAAATCTTTGACGACTCCACCAAAGCCAGCATTACCCATGTCGATCCTACACAGTTGTTCGCTAACAGCCCGTTACCGGTGCTAGGCTGCGTGCCATGGAGCTTCGATCTGATCGCTACGCGCGCCATCGACATGGCCCGTCACCTGAAGGCACGTGTGATCAACGCAGGCGATATTATGACCCGCCGCGTGAAATCCGTGACCTTCTGTGCACGCAGCCTTCCGCACATGCTGGAACACTTCCGCCCGGGTTCCCTGTTAGTCACCTCAGCAGACCGCCCCGACGTACTGGTTTCCGCCTGTCTGGCAGCAATGAACGGCGTGGAAATCGGCGCTATTCTGCTCACTGGCGGCTATGCCATCGACGAGTTGATCAAGAAGCTGTGCGAACGTGCCTTTGAAACTGGCCTGCCAGTCTTTATGGTCGATACCAATACCTGGCAAACTTCGCTCAACCTGCAAAGCTTCAACCTCGAAGTGCCGTCTGACGACTATCAGCGCATTGAGAAAGTGCAGAACTATATTGCCAGCCACATCAATACTGTGTGGATCGAATCGCTGTCCGCTGCCTCCGAGCGCTCACGCCGCCTTTCTCCCCCGGCGTTCCGCTACGAACTGACCGAACTGGCACGCAAAGCGGGTAGACGCATCGTGCTGCCGGAAGGCGATGAACCACGCACCGTGAAAGCAGCCATCATCTGTGCCGAACGTGGCATTGCAAAATGCGTGCTGCTAGGCAACCCGGACGAGATCCAGCGCGTGGCTACGGCACAAGGCATTGAACTCGGCAAAGGTATCGAGATCGTCGATCCCGTCGCCGTGCGTGAAAGCTATGTGTCGCGTTTGGTTGAACTGCGTAAAAGCAAGGGCATGACCGAAGTGGTAGCACGTGAGCAGTTGGAAGACAACGTGATGCTCGGCACCCTGATGCTGGAGAAGGGCGAAGTCGATGGCTTGGTGTCTGGCGCAGTTCACACCACCGCCAACACCATCCGTCCGCCGTTGCAACTGATCAAAACTGCACCAGGCAGCTCGCTGGTATCCTCCGTGTTTTTCATGCTGCTGCCTGATCAGGTGCTGGTGTACGGCGACTGTGCCATCAACCCAGACCCGACCGCCGAGCAACTGTCTGAAATCGCTATTCAGTCGGCGGACTCTGCCGCAGCCTTCGGCATTGAACCACGCGTAGCGATGATCTCCTACTCCACCGGCAACTCTGGCGCGGGTAGCGATGTGGAGAAAGTCCGTGAAGCGACCCGTTTGGCGCAGGAAAAACGCCCTGATTTGATCATCGACGGCCCGTTGCAATACGATGCTGCCATCATGGCCGATGTAGCGAAATCCAAGGCACCGAATTCACCGGTTGCTGGCCAGGCTACCGTGTTCATCTTCCCGGATCTAAACACTGGCAACACCACTTACAAAGCGGTACAACGTTCTGCCGATCTGGTGTCTATCGGGCCAATGTTGCAAGGTATGCGCAAACCGGTGAACGACCTATCGCGTGGTGCACTGGTAGACGATATCGTTTACACCGTGGCACTGACGGCGATCCAGTCTTCCCAGGCTGACGCTGCAGCCGACAAGGCCCGATAA
- the yfcD gene encoding NUDIX hydrolase YfcD → MAEQVQAANTEWVDIVDEQNEVIAQSSRQQMRTQRLRHRATYIVVHNGMGKILVQHRTDIKDVYPGCLDATAGGVVQSGENVLDSARREAEEELGIAGVPFAEHGLFYFEEQQCRVWGALFSCVSHGPFALQEEEVAEVSWLTPEEITARCDEFTPDSLKALSLWLTRNNEQGYGKPRHDVDKNA, encoded by the coding sequence ATGGCAGAACAGGTTCAGGCTGCAAATACCGAGTGGGTTGATATCGTCGACGAGCAAAACGAGGTGATTGCTCAATCCAGTCGTCAACAGATGAGGACTCAACGGCTGCGCCATCGCGCTACTTATATTGTGGTGCATAATGGTATGGGAAAAATCCTGGTGCAGCATCGCACCGATATCAAGGACGTCTATCCAGGTTGCTTGGATGCCACTGCTGGTGGTGTAGTACAGAGCGGTGAAAATGTGCTGGATTCAGCGCGCCGCGAAGCGGAGGAAGAGCTAGGTATTGCTGGCGTACCCTTCGCCGAGCACGGTCTGTTTTACTTTGAAGAACAGCAGTGCCGAGTATGGGGTGCGCTGTTCAGTTGCGTATCGCACGGGCCTTTTGCGTTGCAGGAAGAAGAAGTGGCTGAAGTGAGCTGGCTGACGCCGGAAGAGATCACTGCCCGTTGCGACGAGTTCACGCCGGATTCGCTGAAGGCGTTGTCGCTGTGGCTGACGCGCAACAACGAACAGGGCTATGGCAAACCACGACACGATGTAGATAAAAACGCCTGA
- the yfcG gene encoding GSH-dependent disulfide bond oxidoreductase, with protein sequence MIDLYYAPTPNGYKITLFLEEVGLPYRIHRINISAGDQFKPDFLSISPNNKIPAIVDRQPVDGGAPMSLFESGEILLYLAEKTGKLLSKGLRERAATLQWLFWQVAGFGPMLGQNHHFNHYAPQPVPYAIERYHLETKRLYSVLEAELQKHPYLGGDNYSIADIATYPWVVPHLRQRINLADYPTVRNWFERISKRPATERAYKLDEQS encoded by the coding sequence ATGATCGACCTGTATTACGCGCCAACTCCCAATGGCTACAAGATCACTCTATTTCTGGAGGAAGTGGGCTTACCCTACCGTATCCACCGGATAAACATCAGCGCTGGCGACCAATTCAAACCGGACTTTCTGAGCATTTCACCCAACAACAAAATCCCGGCGATCGTCGATCGACAACCGGTAGATGGCGGTGCACCCATGAGCCTGTTCGAATCCGGCGAGATCCTATTGTACCTGGCGGAGAAAACCGGCAAGTTGCTAAGCAAAGGGCTGCGCGAGCGCGCCGCCACGCTACAGTGGCTGTTTTGGCAGGTGGCGGGCTTCGGGCCGATGCTTGGGCAAAACCACCACTTCAACCATTACGCACCGCAGCCCGTACCATACGCTATCGAGCGCTACCATCTGGAAACCAAGCGGCTGTACAGCGTGTTGGAAGCCGAACTGCAAAAACATCCCTACTTAGGCGGCGACAACTATAGCATCGCCGACATCGCTACCTATCCCTGGGTGGTGCCGCACCTACGTCAACGCATCAATTTGGCGGATTACCCAACGGTACGCAATTGGTTCGAGCGCATCAGCAAACGGCCAGCAACCGAGCGTGCCTACAAACTGGACGAACAAAGTTAA
- the folX gene encoding dihydroneopterin triphosphate 2'-epimerase yields the protein MSFSQPDAIIRIKNLRLRTFIGIKDEEINNRQDILINVVIHYAADKARNSENINDTLNYRTITKAIIRHVEDNRFALLEKLTQDVLNIVKEHAWVTYAEVEIDKLLALRYADSVSITMSHRQK from the coding sequence ATGTCATTTAGTCAACCCGATGCAATCATTCGTATTAAAAATCTTAGGTTGCGTACTTTCATCGGTATTAAGGATGAAGAAATCAATAACCGTCAGGACATCTTGATCAACGTGGTGATCCACTACGCGGCGGACAAAGCACGTAACAGCGAAAATATTAACGACACGCTCAACTACCGCACCATCACCAAGGCGATCATTCGCCATGTTGAAGATAACCGCTTCGCCTTGCTGGAAAAATTAACTCAGGATGTGCTCAATATCGTCAAAGAACATGCTTGGGTAACCTATGCGGAAGTAGAGATAGATAAATTACTGGCTCTGCGCTACGCCGATTCGGTTTCAATAACCATGAGCCACCGCCAGAAGTGA